The genomic DNA aaattcactaaatgcatattgggatcatctgtccaccaaacaaccctttCAGATGAAGGAGCGGGATCATTGTACTGGTAATATTGAACTTTGCTCCTGGTGCTAGAAGTggaggaataatggctccagtggcaccagctccgtccatttcatctttatcatcattaagatcaaattGAACAACTTGACAATCAGTTCTTGCCCTGAAAAGACGATTTTTGTTCACATTTCTGTTCACTGATGCAGCTACATTCTCTGCATGCCTTCAATTAGAaggatcaaacaagtcatcatcccccaaatcatcatcatcagggtTAGGATGATGTGCCCACTGGCCATCATTCTGCTGATTTAGTTAAGATCTAGCCAACGCGGCTAGTCTCTCAGCATCTTGGGGATGatttaatgtctagtgctaaacatgatttagtTACTaaccttgttcaaacttttgtgacttTCCTTTGCTTTTGAGAAATCATAAGATGCACAAGTTGGAAATAAAACCTTCTTAATCCATAAAGAAATCATTTCCTACTTGTGCATCATATGAACTGTAATTGCTTACTCCAATGAAGCTCTTCTTACATTGGTTTTAGGTCCTAATGTTGTATTTTGCTCGTGCATTGCAGAGCATCTCAGTCTTCTATGCCGAATTCTGGTGAAGCTAATAGTTCAATTCCGCTGCATCCTCAACCGCTTAATGTGGCCCCCATCAGATGGTATTCATCGACACCAGATATCAATGCTGGTTCAGTCTCAGTTGAAGCTATAACTTCGCCGTCCAAGCGTAGCAACTCTCAGCAGCATGCTGGGGGTCAGCCTGCAGTGGTTTTTTTCTCTGCTTGTCCAGCCAGAGAGGATCGGGAAAATTTTATAAATCATGCTAACGGCGGGGTTGCCCTTACTGGATTGGCTTTGTTGGGAGAGGTTGGATCATTCATGGGTTCAGTtgatatagctgaatctgaagaTGCTTATGTATTCCGTGTTTCACTTCCCGTTGTTGCTAGGGATAAAAGTAAGTTCTACGTATGAGTAAGATTTTCTTAAGTTG from Capsicum annuum cultivar UCD-10X-F1 unplaced genomic scaffold, UCD10Xv1.1 ctg58472, whole genome shotgun sequence includes the following:
- the LOC124893389 gene encoding alpha-crystallin domain-containing protein 22.3-like produces the protein MKERDHCTATFSACLQLEGSNKSSSPKSSSSGASQSSMPNSGEANSSIPLHPQPLNVAPIRWYSSTPDINAGSVSVEAITSPSKRSNSQQHAGGQPAVVFFSACPAREDRENFINHANGGVALTGLALLGEVGSFMGSVDIAESEDAYVFRVSLPVVARDKKVFRCDVGPNGRIFIRGVSVTGER